The DNA region ACACCTATCTTGCATTCCTAGAAACTAGGAACTTAAACTAAACATAAAAAGACACATAACACATAAACAGAACAAGAAATAACTGTCATCTCGTCTAATCCAAACCGCATCAGTACAACAACTTTGATACAATCTCCAACAATCTCCTCCTTAGATCAGGTGCTGCTGCAAGCTCTAATCTTCTCCCTTAACAATTCAAACCTTCCAATCTGAAAGGATTTGGTGAAGAAATCTGCAAACTGGTCTTTTGTCCTGCAATGCACCAGCTTCACTTCTAAACTCTGCTTGATCGTTCACAAACACATCAGTGCTTTCTTCTTCCGTAATCTGAACACCATTGCATACTCTAGGACTCTCCTTCAGTCCATAGACCTTCTCCTCCTGTTTGTTCACTGAGCCATCAAGAACAAGTTTTGTCTTGGGCTCTATAATGGTCGAGTCCTCCATTTTATCTATCCTTCTTAGATTGGCTTTTCCTTCTTCACATCCTGCAAATTCTAAAACAACAACTTTGCAACTTCTGACATTTGTCTGCAAGAGACCTTGTCCCTTTAACAGATTGATCATCCTCCACCTTAGACTTCATCTTGAGTGGATCCAAAGAAAAGACTTATTCTTCATTGGAATCTCAAATAGTTTATGACCCTTTGAATCAGAAATCAAATACTTTTTGTCCTCAAACATCATATGTATCCTATCTCTAAAAGCTAACCAACACTCAACAAACTTTGTGCAATCTTAGGAACATACAAAGCCTCATATATCAGATTTGTACCAACACAATTCTCTATTTGGACAGTTCTTTTACCCTTTATTGCCAAGTACTATCCATTCCCAATTCTTACTCTTGCTATCACTGAAGTATCAAGCTCCCTAAAGAGCTTCTCATCATTTGTCATGTGGTTATACAACCACTATCAACAAGCCAACAACCATCTGAAACACGTGAGCTTGAACAAGAAGCAACAAAGAGTTGTTCTCAACATCTTCAGCTGCAGTTTGTGCCGCACCTTGCTGCCGAGTCTCCTCCTCCTTGCAGAAGATCTCAACATGCCCCAACTTTTGACACTTCCTGCATCTCATGTCAGGCTTCCTTCAACACTTATAGTGTGGATGATTTCTCTTTCCATAATGCTAACAATGAGGATGATTTCCCCCGCTGTTGTTGTTCGATCTTTCTACTGCAACAATCTTAGAAACACCGTCATATTCTTTcaacttctttcctttttcaccATAACTTTGCTGCATTTTGGCTTGCAAAGCTCCTTCAACCATTCCTTCTTCAGctgttcctttttttctcattATACTTCTCCGCTCTTGAGCCTGCAAAGCACTAAGAACTTCAGCAAGTTTGATGTCCGAAAGCTCCTTAGTGTTCTCCAATGAAGCAATAGTTGCCTCGAACCTTTCTGGTACAGAAACCAAAATCTGTTGCACCAGCCTATCATCTTTGATATCAGTTCCTAGCACTCTAATCTTGTTAGCAATCTCCACAAGCCTATCAATAAACTCCTTCacggtctctctctctctcccatcTAAAGcctttcaaattctctcaacaaaTTTAACACTTTCATACCTCTAATCTTCTCATTTCCTTCATATTCTTCCTTCAAGTAATCCCAAATAGCTTTTGCTAAATCAAGTCTCGTGATTCTGGTGAAGACGGTGGGTGACACAGCAGCATAGAGACATGATTTTGCCTTTGCCTTCCTGGTCTTCCTCTCCTTATGGTGCCTGATCTGGCTGATGGTGGGGTTGGCAGGCATATCAGCAACTTCATAATCATCTTCCACTGCCTACCAGAGATCTGCTCCCTCCATGAATGCCTGGATCTTCACAGCCCAAGCCTGGTAGTTTTCTCCATCAAACACAAGTGGTGTGATAGTGGAGAAACTTGTTGCTGATGCAGATGTCTCCATCTCCAATCTGCCGTGTGCAGTTAACTTCCCAAATCAACCATTCCTTCACAGATCCCTTAAGATCTCTTGTAAGCTCTAATGCCACTGTTAAAACTTAAAGTCTCCACTTCTGTGCACTCTCAGAACACACCATGAACGAGAAGAACATAATGCAACACACCGAGAGAATGAGAGAATGGAAAACAGTACATTGAAGATCTGTCAAACATACTTATAGAGTACAGACACAAAGCAATCTATAACTGCCACTTACACAGACTAATAACAACCACATTACACCTGCCTTGCATTCCTAAAAACTAGGAACTTAAACTAAACGTAAAAATACACATAACACAAAACAGAACAAGAAATAACTGTCATCTTGTCTGATCCAAACCACATCAATACAGCAGCTCTGATACAATCTCCAACAATCTACAGCCAAGTTAGTTTTCACACACAAAGAAGCCCTCTTCTTGATCAACTGATTGAGAACATTCAAATCTAGGGAGACAATGGGGTCTACGATCCCCAATAATCCATTGTAAAGCCTTACTGCTTCGACCTTgatttcctctattttctCAAGTCTGGTACCAtcattagggaaaaaaaaaagtactctAATGGATTCCCTAGATTGATGTGCTTGAACAGATCTATGAAAAAATGAGTTGTTTTGATCACCTTCTTTAAGCCACAAAATTATGGACCCTTATTTAGTTAGTTATTTGTTATTTCTTGTTTGGGTATACACATTCGGTTATTTCGAAAAATGACAATTAAAAGTTGGACCCGGAATAAACATAGGATTTATTCATAAAGTTTCATGGTTTGAGATCCAAGGAATGAGACATATCGTGATACATGGAAGACAATTCTCGCTCAAAAAGAACTTGTCATCATGATTCGTGCAATTTGTTTCTTCTAAGGTTAGGATTGGGAATTTAAGCATCCGGATACTAAAATTTTGGACCAAGTAGAAGAATATTGGAAATTGAATGTCGGACCCACATGCAGTTAAGTGGAATTTTATAAGCAATTGAATTCATAATCAAGACCCACGTTTGTAACCAAAATTGCTCCTTAATTTTAGTAACCGCTCAATCCCATAATTGTCACAGTATTCTCTCCATAATTTCCTCTCTCCCCAAGGGTTACCACTTTTGATAGGATAATGATTCTACAGGTCCCCAAGCTCCATTAGCATACGGTCACAGATACCATGCATGTCAGATAACTGAGAACTTGGAAGATCTTTGATTTCTATTGACGTTCTCGATCGGAGTTCGAGAAATTAGGCCCAGTTTGGATAGtgggttaaaatcacaatgattttaactttaactttaactctacactacacaacaaaacacacatttgaaaagtcaaactggtgggccccatatcttattcaaacacacaatctcattatacacaattatctattacatatattcattttatttaaagtcaaactggtgggcccaCAACGGTAATAAAACCCTTGTCTTCTTCCtcagttaaaatcaaagttaaagtttcgttgactttaactccgaatccaaacggcccgtTAAGGTGGGTTCCGAATCCCCTCTTCTTATAGTGATTGCTCTTTTGGCTTGAGGACTGTCATATAGCAATGTCTGATTTCAAATCTGGTCTCTCAGATTGCACAGTTAAAATTAATGGCCAGaggtaatcctaatctggcctCCCTATAGTGGGAGTTTTGATTTCCTTCGACAGAGGCTCGATGCTAGCCACCACATTCAATCGAGGTCGCCAGCGACACTAGATGTTGTTGAGGACCTTGATAGGGAGGCTGGTGCCCCAAGCCGAGAGATTTCCAAGTAGTGGAAGGTTGGCACGGGTCGCTAGCTCCATAAACGAGGCTGCACGCATTGGCCCCCAGCAGCCATCTCCGAGGTTCTCCTATTGTAAtggcaaattttgtaaatccTAATCCTATAGCAGAGGAATTTCTACTTTTTCAACCTAAATAATATCCTAATTGGGGCTAATCTCGCACTCTCAACAAGTTTTTATGCCTTAATGAATGATCATGTCCAATCCTCCACTTTATCCTATCACCGTCATTTCCAATCATATCACTGCTTATTAGGGGTGAAAACAAGCCGAGACATTTGCGAACGATTAGGACTCGGCTCGATGAAAGCTCAAATTCAACTCGCACTCATAAAGCTCGAGCCCAGCTCGGCTCAAGCTTGTCAGTTAAACGAGCCGAGCCAAGCTCAATGGTATTCGGCTCGTGAAACTCATTAATCTAAAcgagtttttttatttatatatatatatatatattcttatatatattatgagttATTAAGGTAGTCCAATCCAAGCCCATGCCAAATCCAAGCCTATGCGAGCTCGAGCTCACGAGCCTATACGAGTTTGAACTCAAGAACCTATACAAGCTCGAACTCACGAGCCTTATCGAGTTGAGCTCTACTGGCGTGGCGAGCCTATATGAGCTAAGCCGAGCTTTTGCTAAATACAACGAGCCGAACCCAAGCTCGAAGAATTTGACTAGCGAGAGCTCGAGCTCGGACCGAGCTCACGAACTAATTAACAAGCCGAGCTCGAGCCTAGTATATTTAGGCTCTACTCGGCTCACTTACACCCCTAATGCTTATATCTGGTCTATTAAACTGGCCTAAGTTTTCCACGCTAAATTCCGGAATCCTTCGTTATTCTCCATTTTGTTTCCCACCCGACCTAATTTCCCGACTTATATTCACTATTAATATTCCCAAACGGTAACCCAGTAAACTCGTGGGAATCCTCCCGGGACCAACAAATTCAACTCCAGAAATGTATGCATTGTTCGATCATACTGACAGCCACAGAGTAGTATTTCATCCTGATTGTCACTCCCACCAATTGGTTAAACTCGAAAAATAAGGGCAAAGCGTTCATCCTAATCATCCCAAGCAGTGAAATAGTACAGACTTCAGCAGGAGAAGTGATTACTAGCATAACGAAACAGAGGAGCATCTGCACAAATGGCGGAGGGAAGACGACTGAGAAATGATTTATAAATAGTACGTACGTACCAGAACGATTGAAATTGAACCGTTGCTAAGTAGGAAAACGAGCTCCTCCTCCGCGCTGCAACTTCGGCTCAGCTCcgctctctccctctccatGCGACAAGTGATAAAGCTTCGAGTATCCAATCCATCTAGTTGGTCACGATTTAATTAGCGGGATAGCATATATTAATAAAGCAAGGTTCAATTGCCAATTCGACTAGCTAGggattaaattaaaagaagtCCCAGTCTGCGGATTACAATGGAGAGATATACGGAACAGATCAAGAAAGAAATATTGTAGATCACATCATGCGATATTCAACAAATTAGGGTAGGGATCCATCTTTCCTAGTAGCGGGGTTCCGTTTAGGGCGGGCAACTCCAGGAGAGGAGATACGATCTTTAACCTGTCCAAGGTGACTCATAAACTTAAGGTGTGTCCGATTGAGGCAAAACTCTCCAGCCACTTGCGAACTTGAGAACCGATAGGAGGAAGTTTCAGTCATACGCGCTGCAACACCACACTGTGGGGTCTGAGTACCCACTAACAAACCTGGTCGGAAGCAACTGGTTGATTGATCCTATGAACAAGCATGTCAATGCCATGCATGGATGCAATTGCGGACTCACTTTTCGGTTTTCTGGACAGGGTTAGATCCTTCGGAGTGATTAACGACCAACTCATGGAAATAACATTGTGGCTCACGGGAAATAGCACTTGTCGAACATCAACACGCCACATCAATAAAACATGGCTCACTTGGTAAAGCAGGAACCCACATCTTGGAAACTAGTTTGACAACATCAAAGATATGTCCCTGATTGTTACATCATTACACCAAATGCACAGATAAGGAATTCATGAGCATAAACCTAACATGCCCAAGTACGACTCCACAAGCTCATAAAACCCGAAATTTTCGGCACCAAATACCAAAAGCAGAAGGAATACACAGTAACAGGGTAAAGCATAACAGTGGCCAGAAATTGCAGTATAATTGGGAGCAACTAAATTCAATCATTGTGATACAAAAGATGAACCTAGAAATAACTCTATTATTGGCTTGCCTGTCTGCATATACTCAGAAAAATTTGAGTCAGTCGGCGCAAGAAAAATAGCTGAAACCAGCATGTATATTTGTTCCAGCAAGCAAGCCATTAACTAAAACTTTAAGCATTGTTTGCTTCTCTCGCTATATCTTCTCTCCTTTTAACTCAACAAATAACTATTTATTCTTAAGACTATGTATGTCCTTCTATAGTTCGTCTTTAGAATTGGGACCTTTGGCCTTCAGGTGTTTGCTGATGAAATTCGCCATGTCTTTCAAGCTTAGCTTAGTGGAAACTTTTATCTGTGCACAAATGGATCAGATGCATCAGACAGcaaaataaagataaataccgaaggggaaaaaaggaaGTTGTGTCAGACATAAGTACCGGCTTTGTCTTGTCACTGGCAGGATAAAACAAGAGCGTTGGATAGTCTAAAACCTGgaacaaaaggaaaatgttATTTGACCTTTGACGCCTTATAGAGTTGTTGAATTTCTGTTTTGACTGTTGTTTCAAAGActtccaaaaagaaaaaaaaaattccaaaaggTCGCTCTCATTCAACCAAAATCTCCCCCTTATATAATAGTGAAAGCATGCAATATAACAGGAGAAGAGATTATAAACTTTTCAACCACAAGGAAACCAATGAAGCATTTAttattccccccccccccccccccccccccccccccccccccccccaacaaaCACCAACCCAGCATTGTTATAACTGAGGCCTCCATAACTGTCGATTGGAAATGTTCCATTTACTCTTATATCGGGACTAATCCAATGATGTTAGCATTTCCATGTTTCTTTTAGTCCTCCCATGTGGACAAGGAACCACTATTTTACTTGAGACAGCCAGGTCCCAACGAAGGGGCCCACAAGGATCCTCAAAAATCTAAAGTCAGGGCACTTATTGAgctttcaaaaattaaacagGGCTGTAATTACTCCGAGATGAAAGCAGAGGGACAAAATATGGCATTCCCTATATTCAGTAACAGTTAAACCATCAAAAAATATACCTGCAACTTAGGATGTTCATTTGCGGAAGCATCTATCCTCGCCATAACTAAGTTATCAGTATCTTTGAAGTGCTTAGCCAACTTCTCCACTTGTTTGCTCGTTGCCTCACAGTTGATGCACCACGGTGTGTGAACCTATTCCCCCAAATAAGAgcaaatttctaatatttAACTTAACCAAGATGGAAATGAAGAGTAATGACAATAAATAGAGAATAAAGAGTCGTCCAGACCTCAAGAAAAATATTCTCGGGACTTTCCAAAACCAGTTCGTTGAATGTCTTGCCAACAATGACCTTGATGCTTGCCTCCTTCTGCCGTTTCCACAATTCAGAAACATAAAACATAAGACACAGTAAGTAGCGTGCAATCCGAATTCTCAAATTTAATTGCCAAACAATATAAACGACAATCACACTGAAACAGAGTCATATCTGATGGATTCTTTTTGTCATTAAGATGCTATAACAGATGGTCATCTTGACTGAAAAGAGCATTTCACCGAAGATATAACAAAAGGCGAGAAGATTCCAAGAGAGGGGAAAAGAAAGCAACATGAATGAGGAAGCATTGATtcgaaaaagggaaaaaaagaaataatattgAGAGACAAATGTGCGATATCTAAACTAGAACTTGCATTATCCGGTATTGGCTGTGACTTGAAATAAGGAGACAGGGCACCACTCAGAAGCCTTGAGCAGAAGTCCTGCATAAGCCAATTGAGAATTGAGTCAGTTGATTAGGTAAGCTCTCCTCAAATGGGAAAGTGAGAAGAACTATTTACCTTAATGTTGTTTGGTGTCGGATCAGCCTCTAACAGATACTTCGAGCTGATTTTGTTATCAAAAGCAGCCACCTAGCAGGCAAGTGGAGTAGAGAGACATGAAAATCGACAAATTCATTCATACTAAAAGGACAAAGGACCGAACTTATTGGTTCCTTGATTACTAAACTAACCACAATATCCCGAGTTTCTTCAAACCCATATAAAGTTAAGAAGGGCTTCGCAAGGTTCTCATCTGTGATGTCTACAAATATAAACATAATCTGCAATAAGAAATTAGGAAGTTAATCAACCACAGCAGCAAAGGAGGACAGAAATGAAACCAGAATTCCTGAATAGGCCTCAGAAGTTGGTGAGCTAAGCTACCTGGgacttgaatttttttgcaACTTCTTGAAGAGGCTCAAGAAGCTTCTTGAGGTCATCATCCTCTGCAAAGACAAACATCTGGAAAATACACAGAAGCTGTAAGAAATTTCTGCTCAGAGACCTGTTGAAGACTAAAGACCTGTAAAGCTAATTTAGTTCATCCCTAAGATTTCTAGTCCCTAATTCAACAACATCATCCCTAAGAAAGGTCTCTTAAAGAAGAATCtaaaagggggaaaaagaatCAATTCACTACAAGATTGAGGAAAACAAAAACCTGTAGTTTCACGGGACTGGAGTAAACTCTGGCAGAATTAGCCTCGGTCAGTTTGGTAACTAATGGAAACTTGTTGAAATCCAAGAACTCCAATATCTTCTCCATTTTAAAGGCCCCATCTGCAAAAGCAAGTGTAAATTATTCTTCCCTGATTCACATAGACAACAGAACCCTTCTGAAAAAGAGGACATTTATAAGCTACCATTTAAATCAATAGTGTATAGTTTCTGACTCACCAAATCTTGTATATCTCTCAGGCTCACTTTTGACAATTCCGAGGAACTTATTAGAAGACTCAACATCTGGGAACAGAACTCTAGCAACCTCAACATCAGACACTTCGATGAACTGGAGCTCATTGTCAGTTTGAGCTGCTTTAATAAACTCCTCATAATCGGGTCCCTGGGAGCAATTTCTCCACATGATTAATTCTCTAACAACTGGAATTCCTCAACAAGTTTCATTTCCAAAATATTGTAAAATGAAGGACAGAACGTAAAAGGAAATTAAACAACCGAAAGTAAGAAAAGGGAACATCTAGGTAAAGAATTACTAAATCAAGAAGAACAAAAGGTAGAACGAATAATAAACTACATTCTAACACCTATACAGTCAAATCCGATTCGTAATTTGACATCTCTTGGTACTTTGATCAGGAATATGAAACTGTATAAAGAGACAAACCTCATATTTGTCAAACAGGCCAAGAGCAAAAATGTGTTTCTTCTTGAGAAATCCTTCCGCTTCCAGCACTGAATTGATTCTAATGACCGGA from Punica granatum isolate Tunisia-2019 chromosome 3, ASM765513v2, whole genome shotgun sequence includes:
- the LOC116201150 gene encoding protein disulfide isomerase-like 1-6 is translated as MVVRKPASRFILFALTAMLLLLLLLLTLSVPARASEPTGEDNPDDDLEGIDELLAVDSELEQESPEDANAKLSEAEVLTRAQRIVLELSTDSYKKVIEKNEYVLLLGYAPWCHRSAELMPRFAEAANSLKELGSPVVMAKLDAERYPKAASSLEIKGFPTMLLFINGTPQIYTGGYSGEGIVIWTRKKTGVPVIRINSVLEAEGFLKKKHIFALGLFDKYEGPDYEEFIKAAQTDNELQFIEVSDVEVARVLFPDVESSNKFLGIVKSEPERYTRFDGAFKMEKILEFLDFNKFPLVTKLTEANSARVYSSPVKLQMFVFAEDDDLKKLLEPLQEVAKKFKSQIMFIFVDITDENLAKPFLTLYGFEETRDIVVAAFDNKISSKYLLEADPTPNNIKDFCSRLLSGALSPYFKSQPIPDNKEASIKVIVGKTFNELVLESPENIFLEVHTPWCINCEATSKQVEKLAKHFKDTDNLVMARIDASANEHPKLQVLDYPTLLFYPASDKTKPIKVSTKLSLKDMANFISKHLKAKGPNSKDEL